A single genomic interval of Roseomonas aeriglobus harbors:
- a CDS encoding HlyD family type I secretion periplasmic adaptor subunit — MSLSKPRPAAIIVVLTSLFVFGFIAWSLWAKLDQITRAPGVVIPSGRVQLIQSTNGGEIAKILVREGDKVRRGQLLMTLNPTQVTAGVDETRARVAALKSTRARVEAELFGRALNFPSDTAAFPAFVANERALYAKRRNALAQQMAALDRMEGLSKQELALNYPLVKSGDVSRSEVLRMERAVSDIGGQRVNIQNKYIQDLQAEYAKVNEELVTAEQQLIQRGEVLNATELRSPVDGIVKNVRLTTVGGVLRPGDEAMQIVPTGDALLVEAKIPPQDIAFIRNGQSASVRFDAYDSSIYGVGAGRVTYISPDTLSEPASTPGGPSQVYYRVHLSVDTRGMRVPNPGDRIELQPGMTATAEIKTGEHTVFRYLTKPLLKTVSESMGER, encoded by the coding sequence ATGTCCCTGTCCAAGCCCCGTCCCGCGGCGATCATCGTCGTTCTGACCAGTCTGTTCGTCTTCGGCTTCATCGCCTGGTCACTTTGGGCCAAATTGGACCAGATTACCCGAGCGCCGGGTGTCGTCATTCCCTCGGGGCGCGTGCAGCTGATCCAGTCGACCAACGGCGGCGAGATCGCCAAGATTCTCGTGCGCGAAGGTGACAAGGTTCGCCGTGGGCAGCTGTTGATGACGCTGAACCCGACTCAGGTGACCGCCGGAGTCGATGAAACCCGCGCCCGCGTTGCCGCGCTGAAGAGCACGCGTGCGCGGGTCGAGGCCGAGCTCTTCGGACGCGCGCTCAATTTTCCGTCCGATACCGCTGCTTTTCCTGCCTTTGTCGCAAATGAACGAGCGCTCTACGCCAAGCGTCGCAATGCTCTTGCCCAGCAGATGGCGGCGCTCGACCGGATGGAAGGTTTGTCGAAGCAGGAATTAGCGCTCAACTACCCGCTCGTGAAATCAGGCGACGTCAGCCGGTCCGAGGTCTTGCGCATGGAACGTGCGGTCAGCGACATCGGCGGCCAGCGGGTCAACATCCAGAATAAGTATATCCAGGACTTACAAGCCGAATATGCCAAGGTGAACGAGGAATTGGTCACCGCGGAACAGCAGCTGATCCAACGCGGCGAGGTCCTCAATGCGACCGAATTGCGCTCGCCGGTCGATGGGATCGTCAAGAACGTTCGGCTGACGACCGTGGGCGGCGTCCTGCGTCCTGGGGACGAGGCGATGCAGATCGTTCCGACCGGTGACGCCTTGCTCGTAGAAGCAAAGATTCCGCCGCAAGATATTGCTTTCATTCGGAACGGCCAGTCTGCGTCGGTACGGTTCGACGCCTATGACAGCTCGATCTACGGGGTCGGGGCGGGGCGCGTGACCTATATCAGCCCCGACACTCTCAGCGAGCCGGCATCGACGCCCGGCGGCCCGAGCCAGGTCTATTATCGCGTGCACCTGTCGGTCGATACGCGCGGTATGCGGGTCCCCAACCCCGGTGACCGCATCGAGCTGCAGCCTGGCATGACCGCCACCGCCGAAATCAAGACCGGCGAGCATACCGTCTTCCGCTATCTGACGAAGCCGCTGCTGAAGACTGTCTCGGAATCGATGGGGGAGCGGTAA
- a CDS encoding ATP-binding cassette domain-containing protein: protein MSERLTDIVADLARATATDLAPHWRDRVSDTADDRDALARLCADLGWQAPQQLPRRPRAHQLPALVYSDETGWAIAEEWEGPDLLRVRVGHASELRPHDGAMRFFRVLFPDAARAGERLSASKIFRDALIRRRGAIATALVATIVVNIIALVTSLYSMQVYDRVIPRAGFSTLWVLTVGVLIALALDFLLRTVRTLLMDREAADIDLEVSEYFFARAQAVRLDARPGGVGTMAAQLRSMDQVRSLYSSASLFLLADFPFAIFFLFVIWALGGIIVLVPLIAFPLSLGLAALLARLIRDATDRAQVTGNRKNGLLVEMLDSAETVKANRGGWFMLSRWNALIEAVIGDEEPVRKWSSIAGSVFSTVQQVAYIALVAFGAIEVARGRMTMGALIAATIVAGRVNGPLMAQLPSMIVQWGYARASLRALDTILAMPADGQLGATALRPDALKGALRLERVEFAYPGTKDGLQIPVLDIRPGERVGLIGGIGSGKTTLLRIMAGLYAPMRGIVTLDGLDMGRIAESVLRRDVGYLPQEFRLVNGTLRENLLMGLSDPGDQVVLQAAVTTGLIHLIAAHPLGLDLPISEGGRGLSGGQRTLTGLTRLLLANPKLWLLDEPTSNLDMGTEAAVMNALTRRLDAESTMVLVTHKVALLQMCTRTIVMANGRITHDGPTQAVLNDLQRQGVAQMKTAAQAAAEEAAAANAAAANMSGAA, encoded by the coding sequence CCGATCTCGGCTGGCAGGCGCCGCAGCAATTGCCGCGGCGTCCGCGCGCCCATCAATTGCCCGCGCTCGTCTACAGCGATGAAACGGGCTGGGCGATCGCGGAGGAGTGGGAAGGGCCGGACCTGCTGCGCGTGCGTGTCGGTCACGCATCGGAGCTTCGCCCGCATGATGGCGCGATGCGGTTCTTCCGCGTGCTGTTTCCCGACGCTGCGCGCGCCGGCGAACGCTTGTCCGCGTCAAAGATCTTTCGCGATGCGCTGATCCGTCGTCGAGGCGCGATCGCGACGGCCTTGGTCGCGACGATCGTCGTCAACATCATCGCGCTGGTGACGTCGCTCTATTCGATGCAGGTCTATGACCGGGTCATCCCGCGCGCCGGCTTTTCCACCCTCTGGGTACTGACCGTCGGCGTACTGATTGCGCTGGCGCTCGATTTTCTGCTGCGGACCGTGCGCACCCTGCTGATGGATCGCGAAGCGGCGGACATCGACCTTGAGGTCTCCGAATATTTCTTCGCTCGTGCGCAAGCCGTTCGGCTGGATGCGCGCCCAGGCGGGGTCGGGACGATGGCGGCGCAGCTGCGCAGCATGGACCAGGTGCGCTCGCTCTACTCGTCGGCGTCGCTGTTTCTGCTGGCGGATTTTCCCTTCGCGATCTTCTTCCTGTTCGTCATCTGGGCGCTCGGGGGGATCATCGTCCTGGTGCCGCTCATCGCCTTTCCGCTGTCACTCGGGCTCGCAGCGCTGCTGGCGCGGCTGATCCGCGACGCGACCGACCGCGCACAGGTAACCGGCAACCGTAAGAACGGCCTGCTCGTCGAGATGCTCGACAGTGCGGAGACGGTTAAGGCCAACCGTGGCGGCTGGTTCATGCTCAGCCGCTGGAACGCGCTGATCGAAGCCGTGATCGGCGACGAGGAGCCGGTCCGCAAATGGTCGTCGATCGCAGGATCGGTGTTCAGTACCGTCCAGCAAGTCGCCTATATCGCGCTCGTCGCCTTCGGGGCGATCGAAGTCGCGCGCGGACGCATGACGATGGGTGCGCTGATCGCGGCAACGATCGTCGCCGGCCGCGTCAATGGGCCGCTGATGGCGCAGCTGCCGTCGATGATCGTCCAGTGGGGCTATGCCCGCGCTTCGCTGCGCGCGCTCGATACCATCCTCGCGATGCCGGCCGACGGCCAGCTTGGGGCAACGGCGCTGCGGCCCGATGCGCTGAAGGGGGCGCTGCGACTCGAACGCGTCGAGTTCGCCTATCCGGGGACGAAGGACGGGTTGCAGATTCCTGTGCTCGATATCCGCCCCGGCGAACGCGTCGGGCTGATCGGCGGGATCGGCTCGGGCAAGACGACTCTGCTCCGGATCATGGCCGGTCTCTACGCACCGATGCGCGGCATCGTGACGCTCGACGGGCTCGACATGGGGCGCATCGCGGAGAGCGTGCTGCGTCGCGATGTCGGTTATCTGCCGCAAGAATTCCGGCTGGTGAACGGCACTTTGCGGGAGAATCTGCTGATGGGGCTGAGCGATCCCGGCGATCAGGTCGTGCTGCAGGCCGCCGTGACGACGGGGCTGATCCACCTGATTGCCGCGCATCCGCTCGGACTCGATCTGCCGATTTCGGAAGGGGGCCGGGGCCTGTCGGGCGGCCAGCGCACGTTGACCGGGCTCACGCGCCTTCTTCTCGCCAATCCCAAGCTGTGGCTCCTCGACGAGCCGACGTCGAACCTCGACATGGGGACCGAGGCCGCGGTGATGAACGCGCTCACCCGACGCCTCGATGCCGAAAGCACGATGGTGCTCGTCACGCATAAGGTCGCGCTGCTGCAGATGTGCACGCGGACGATCGTGATGGCCAACGGGCGGATCACGCACGACGGACCGACCCAGGCGGTGCTCAACGACCTGCAGCGCCAGGGCGTGGCGCAGATGAAGACGGCGGCCCAGGCGGCGGCGGAAGAGGCTGCTGCGGCCAACGCGGCGGCGGCGAATATGAGCGGAGCGGCGTAA